The sequence ctttgCATCTTACtgtgggagctctccattctgaagctctctcattcttcctgattccctgttcctccgtaccattgatctTGGGGCATCCTTGGCTTCAACTCCACAATCCTCACATCGATTGGAGCACCGGAGAAATCCTACGATGGGGTAAGGCCTGTTCATCAACCTGTCTTGTCCTACCTCTTCGGGTTGTTCAGCCTTGTCCTGAATCTCTTCCTTTACGTTACCAGGAGTTCCACGATGTGTTCTCTAAGAAGGAAGCAGACTCTCTGCCCCCGCATCGTAGCTATGATTGCTCCATTGATCTGGTTCCGggtgccaagcttcctaagggaagacTATATGCTTGTCCATtcctgagactaaggctatggacgactatgtggaggaaaacctacgtaagggattcattcgaccgtctaaatcacccgtaggagcgggtttctttGTGGCAAAAAAGATGGGAGTCTCCGTCCGTGCATCGACTTTCGGGGTCTGAATGGGATCACCGTGAAGAATACTTACCCATTGCCGCTCACCCTTTCTTTGATTTCTCATCTGTTCCGGATATGTAGAAAAGTTCATATTGCCCTCAAACAGGCTTCCTTCAAGTCTAAACATTATGCAGATCGGCACCGCGGACCATGTCCTTTCAAAGccggggacaaggtgtggttgtccacccgcaacattaaactcaAGCAACCctgtaggaagttaggtcccaggttcattggacccttttCTATTATTAGACAAATTAACCATGTGGCTGTAAAGTTAAAacttcctccatcactcaagatcCCTAATACTTTTCATTGTTTCTTGTTGAAAGCGGTCACAGGGTCGCATAGGTTCAGGCCAcatcaattgcacagacctcatCCTGTCTCAGTCAAAGGGCACCAAGAGTTCATAGTGGAGAGAATCCTGGACTCCAAAAAGGTACAAAGTcaaatccactttttggtccactggaagggctatggcccggaggaacggtcttgggtgccGCGGAAACATCTCCATGCTAACCAACTTATTAAggacttttttaaaaagtatcctgggaaacctggaagccGGGgtaccttgacccctcctcaaggggggggtactgttaggagtcGCGGCTCCCCAACGGGCCGCCGCGACTCattcccggttgcctgggcaacaaccgggatgcgcTGTCTCGCCTGCCGCAGCACCCGGCCAGCTGtactacagccgggcgcatgcgcgcagtaGAAAgtaatacaatgttttttttttcctgtgtggtaAAGACTAGGATGTTTATATTGGGAGATGGCAATCTCCTTCAGTTTGAGTTGAAGGTTTCTTTTATTAGTGGAATCAACTTACTATAATATGTTTTTACATACTCTGATTTTTGTAATAGGAGGAGTCTCGTTggcactctgctcctattggttcctctcactacttaaggcagggaggacagagcctcactgccagttatagctcccagtgtagctaggctccatgttcctgtttctgctccttgGTTGTTTTTGCTTAGATCTGAtgtcccgtgtatgacccttggcttgtttctggaccctgttgtattgcctgtgacccctgacctcggattGTGTTTGGAATTTCTTTGTCCTCTGCTGGCTCTCGACccctgcctggatttcactctgccgtTGCTTCTACCCTCCacagctgggttctccccagtcagcgctcatctctcgaccctctgttgtctgtggccaagtctgtccccaccactaggggctccagtgaacaccagacttcagagcagactccaggttttgaCATGCTGAccagaggggttcctaacatgagtttggggagaaggagagctatttcttaaaagtgaatgctaattatttaatgtttgggaggaaataggtttatttattaaatgtaaatactattaatttcatgttggggttgtttgggggaaatggatctttttattagaGGTAAATGACATTAATGTACTGTCtgggttggttgctgggaggcctaattattaaatgtgggtggttTTGATTTAATATCAGGCTGCTTTGGGGGAGTGAGActtactgtgttcactcattgctgggatttctatatcatgtacttgTCCTTtatccaaacagggacccaacattccaggatccagacaagcagcaactgagcttaggacacgagcagcagcaacaagtagtgaaagcagcaagaacaggtaggagagagcaggacagtctgccaacaggactttgtcctgactgtacgtacagttgggaggtatgtccagaTTCACaccgctctgcttgaaaagggagagctgcgtgcaccaaacagtagtgtacgcagcgttttccgtgtatattatgggaataggaagagttgaagagcagccaagcactgtctaaaataatagccacactcccatgcatgctggtcacgcccactggtggcgtggtgtggaaacccctctctacaaatcctgcgtttgcctctgagcGGGGGACTAGATCAATGACGGATAGGTGAGGGAGAAAATTTACAGTGATGAAAAAGTGGAAGGGGATGGAAATGAAGAGGAGGAAAATAATTTAAcggacattaaaagagcaaagccaatgagcccaacaGAAATGGAGATGATGGCGAGAATGCTGGACCAGTACAACTATGATTGTCAAAagagaaaatacagaaaagttGATCACAGAAAAGAAGCAATAATGCAAAAGCTCCTAAATCACATGTGGTAAGAAGACATGTCGTTTACACTTGCATACAGCAATATATGAATGTCATATGGAGCGTGTAAAACAGGTTTACTATTGATTCTCCAataaaagcacattattcccagTTGCCTGACGTTCTGACACCGCCCTGCGTAGGGGAATTAGAGATATCTTTACAAACACACTCCCAGAAAGAAGTCGCTGTTTGAGGGACTATCGACAGGTAGTTGAGGAATTGGTCGTGATTTCATACACGCTACATGATTGGAACAAAATTTTTAAACAGAAGGAACAATCAAATGAAGcgacgatcggtactttggaacgactctcGTTCATCGTATAAGTGTACAACCAATATATGGCCGGGCTGACGTGTATCGTGTGATTGGTCGGATAATTGGCTGAtaaacctatagtgtgtacccagcctaaatcagggcagttgggaggtattgttgctccaaaaacaaaacttaataagAAGAAGTATTCACATTACTCTTATGGGCGACTTACGTCTTGTGATAGGTTTGCTACTGTAATACAAATGCACACATCCgggatcttttattttttttaaacgccACTTCCAAGCAAGTTGCGTTACGATTAGAATCGGCCCATAATGTGATTCCATAATTCAGAGGCCATCTTGGTAAAGAGATCGTCTTTACCAAGAGCTTTGTAGACTTATTCACAATGCTGATGTCAAACCCAGCGACATAGTCATCATTGTCATTATTCTAATTATCATATTGCCATGATTATCATCACTCACATAGTGCTGCACAGTCAGATGATAACCTGGGGCTGTCCTGGATATAATGAGGGGTCACTCATTATACAGGCCCAGGTCAGACACACTGTATCACCAATAAGAACTACACTTCCCGTCATGCTCCGCGGTCAGGCCCCGCCCTCAGCCGCGGTTCTTCCTGTTGCTGCTGCTGACGCTATATAGACACTTCCGCCGGAAGTGCTTTCCCTTTCCTTCCAGCAGCGCGCGGCAAGATGGCGGTGCAGATCTCTAAGAAGAGGAAGGTGAGCGGGAATCCGGCCGGTTCTCTGGCAGGAGCGGGGGCCGCGGGGAAATACCGGCGGGGGGTGATCGCTGGGGCCCGGCTGGGTGTGTGGGTGTCAGGCCGGGAGGCTGTGGAGGGTTCCTGGGGACGGATTGATGTGGATTGCGGGAGGCCGGGGCCCCGGCTTGTCATGGCGGCTGTGGAGGTGTCTGGACCAGGGCTGCCTATAATGAGAGCTCAGCCCCCGTGTACAGCTCACTGGTCACACCtcagttgtagaactacaagtccaagcatgccaCACAGGCCTGAGGTTGTTTGTGCATCttggggcttgtagttctgcAGGGCACCTAGttctgatatataaatatataatgcagGGTGCAGCTATTCTCATTGCTCTATCTTCTGCCTGCAGCATGCAAACCCATGGGGGCTCCTAACACACACACCTTCCCCTGACTAGAGACCCCACATCCCAAGCCTCCACAGCTGAGCTCAGGTGTCTGTGTAGTGGTCCTATGTGATATAGTCCATGTCTGCTCACTCCTGTGTTCATATCTCTGGTTGTATGTAGATATGTGGAAATAATTAAGCTGCATTAGCCCTGGGCATtaatgttgtgtatatatatatatattagttgcattgTATCACTTGGGATGTAACAGCCATTTACACTCACATGGTGAGTTTACTGTCCTGTCTGATGCTTGCTTGGGGTTATAGTTGGAGGTTGAGCATGTTGCATAGAAGTGTAGTGTTGTTGTAGCTATGTCAAAGTGGTGCATGTTATTGTGTACTAGTAACCGCTGGCCTCTGCTATGTATAGTCGGTGCAGGCTTCTGGAATTTAGTACAATATATTTCATATGGAACCTGCTCTGTGCTGAGCGGTTTATTAGCCTATTAAGTGATGTGATCCCTCTGATAGTCTCAGCCTTTGCTCATGGTGTTAATCTAGTGTAGGCCCCCTGCACCAAGTTAGGTTATAGAGATAGGATGGCACATCCGGTTTGTTGTGATACTGGGTCTGAGGTAAAGGTGCAAAATGTGCAATGGCCGAGACACAGCGACTGATAGTTACAGTACAGCTCGGATCACAAGTGACCTGTTAACACTAATGTGTCAGTGGTTGAAGTCTCGTCTTATATTTTACTGTCATTTGGATAGCAAATGTTTTAATTTGGCGACTGCTGCAGTTTGAGCTGTTCTGTTGCATattggggggagggaaatagacCACATTGCAAAGGTTTACTGACCCATTTGTTCTACTTGGGCTATAAACAGGAATTATACTGCATGCTGCTTTACCGTGTCTGTCTAGTTCATTTGGTCATTGCACATTTCTAACACGTGTTTAATGTTACACTATTAAACCGCCCATAGACCCATGTAGGTAGACTCCTGTGTTAGAGCTGTATCTTCACGTAACACGTATGTCTTGTTGCAGTTTGTCGCTGATGGCATCTTCAAGGCTGAACTGAACGAGTTCCTGACCCGTGAGCTGGCTGAAGATGGCTACTCCGGCGTGGAGGTCCGCGTCACCCCAACCAGGACTGAAATCATCATTCTGGCTACCAGGTAGTACAGCTTGGTGGGTGGTCGGCATTGTGGGTTTAGCAGTTTCCACAGCCTAAGATGTGTTTGGCTTTGTTCTTTAAGCTTTTACTGGGCTAGCACTGCTGGTGGCCTGGTCAGACGCCTCAGGTTTACTCTATGGGTGATAATAGCTTTTTGTTATATTATTGGGGTCAGCTGTTGCTGACTTGTGACTACAAATATATAAAGCCCCTGAAGATTGATACTTTTGATTATGAGGTGGAGTATAGCAGATACAATCCTTTATAGGGTGTAGCAGTTCTTATTGCATTGTAACGGGTTATATTCACTTCCAGGACCCAGAATGTCCTTGGTGAGAAGGGTCGCCGTATCCGTGAGCTGACCGCAGTGGTGCAGAAGAGGTTCGGTTTTCCCGAGGGCAGCGTTGAGGTGAGTCTACAGGCCGCTGTTTGGAGGTTCCTCATCTGGCCTTGTTCGATAATGCCCTGCTCCAGGAGTTTGGGATTAGTACGGGACGTGATTAATTTTAATCATATGGGTTGAACCTTAGTCCTTGCTGTTACTCTGGACTATTGTGCAGACTTCCCTTACAAGACATTTCTGTGAAAGGTCTTTGTAATGGGGTAGAGGTAGACAATAGTTCTGTCAGCAATTCTGAAGACCAGAGATGGCTCACTCATGTGACCAGGCCTATCTTCATAATTTTGCATTCATAGGCTCACTGAGACCTGTTCTGATGTCTCTTTTGACCCAAGCAAACCATTATTATATTTCTGCATGCATAGAAGTCTCCAGGTAACATGCTGGAATGAAtagctattttgtttttgttggcTTTAATTTCCATATTCAGAGCAAGCACATAAAACTACccttaaatgtatttttagttcACACGAGTACAGGGATGGCAAATATGTTTTAAGCAATATTTTAGGGAGCTACAGGGATATAGGTTTTCAGTGGCCATAGTCTACAGTAGGTTGCCCCAATTTGTATTGTCAATAGGTTTAGGAGTGCGGCCATTTAATCTCTATTATGACATTTACAAACTTCTGGCACTGGCAGATGTGACCTCTTGTGTTAAGAAGGCAATATTCATGTTTGTTGCTGATTGTATATAAATTGCTTGTGCGGTCTTGGTGGGGTTTAAAGAGTAATATGCTCAGTCATGTTCCTGTCTTTCAGCTGTACGCAGAGAAAGTCGCCACAAGAGGTCTGTGCGCCATCGCCCAGGCAGAGTCCCTGCGTTACAAGCTCCTGGGAGGTCTGGCCGTGAGGAGGTGACAACagtttaatatttcatatattcagATCCATTCTTATGTTTCCTCAATTAGTTCTTACATCAAGCGTGTGTTCATATCACTTCTGTGAGGATTCGATGACGAGTCTAATTCCGTTCTGTCATGTCCGGGTAGTTGTGGTGGTTGCGTTCTGCATGCTGTCATATCTCCCCGCCATTGTCAGAATGTTACATGAAGACGAGTTGCGAGGCATTTGTCTGAGAAGTGCCGTACTGTGGCCAGAGGGCTTCATGTGTATAAACAAGGCCGTAGACTTGTGTGTTTGTGCCACTCGGTACTGCTGGTTTTCCTAGAACCTTTGAATGGCCAGTGTAGTATTTATGAAGTCAAAACACGCTCAgatatatcttataataatccAGTGGTTTCCTTTATTTTCCTGTATACAACAGTTACTGAAGTTGGTCACCCTTTAATGTAGCACTTTCACAATAGCCTAATAGGTGGAATGGCaatctgtatatactgtacagctTCCTTTTGGCCTGTATGTTAAACGCTTAATACTTTCTTCCCACCATTAGAGCCTGCTATGGTGTCCTACGTTTCATCATGGAGAGTGGTGCCAAGGGCTGCGAGGTCGTTGTGTCCGGCAAACTGCGCGGGCAGAGAGCCAAGTCCATGAAATTCGTGGATGGTCTGATGATCCACAGTGGAGACCCCGTCAACTACTACGTGGATACAGCC is a genomic window of Mixophyes fleayi isolate aMixFle1 chromosome 2, aMixFle1.hap1, whole genome shotgun sequence containing:
- the RPS3 gene encoding small ribosomal subunit protein uS3 encodes the protein MAVQISKKRKFVADGIFKAELNEFLTRELAEDGYSGVEVRVTPTRTEIIILATRTQNVLGEKGRRIRELTAVVQKRFGFPEGSVELYAEKVATRGLCAIAQAESLRYKLLGGLAVRRACYGVLRFIMESGAKGCEVVVSGKLRGQRAKSMKFVDGLMIHSGDPVNYYVDTAVRHVLLRQGVLGIKVKIMLPWDPSGKIGPKKPLPDHVSIVEPKDEILPTTPISEQKGTKPEQQAQPPAMPQPVPTA